CTCCCAAAAATGGATTTGATATCGATTTAGCACAATTACTATGTCAGCGCCTAAAAGAGCAATGTGACTTTATTCCCATGGGAATGGATGAATTGTACAAAAAACTACAGCAGGGAAAAGTTGACCTAGCAATGGGGGGTATTCCGATTTCTCATGACCTTAAAACTAATTTCATTTACAGTCTCCCCTATATGTTAAGTAAGGGACAGTTCCTCATTTTAAAAAATAGTGAAATTAATTCAATTAATGAATTACAAGGAAAAAAAGTCGGTGTCCTGCGGAATCCGCTCAATGGTGGATTGTTTTATGAATATTTATCGACACATTATGCAAAATTATTTCAAATGAAACTCTATGAAGACGTTGAAGATTTATTAGCAGATTTACATAATAAAACCATAGCAGCGGCCTTTCTCAATCGCTCATCTGTAAATTATTGGACTCAGGAAGGTGGCGATCAATTTCAGCCATTAGACGAGGTACATATCGTTGGAGACGGTGTAGTAATCTTGGCTCCCCCCAAGAATCAAGCACTCATCGGTCGGGTTAATAATGTATTAAAAGCAATAGAAAAAGAAAATACTTACATAAAATTATATAATACCTATTTTGCTGATGAATAATACATTTTGAAATCGCTAAAGAAAAACATTTGCTTGGATGTTTGCAATCCACTCAAACTGTTCTTTGGGGGCTATGTTTTTTCATTTTTAAATTTGCTTTCTAATTAAAGTAGTATTAAACAGCTGTGTAATCCGATAATAATGGAGTTCTGATTAATTAACAAAGGAGCATGTTATGAAAAAGAGCTGTTTACTGATTGCCTTATTTTTATCACCCCTTCTGGTTTTTGCACAATCAAAGAGTTCAGAGCATCTTATTTTTTCTCCATTGCCCAACAGTAAAAATACCATATCCAGACACCATACAAATGAACAAGAACCACCTAATCTGAGTCAAATGATGCAACGGACCATTGATTTTCCAACTCAAATCGTTCGTGTTCATGGTGATGTAAGCGGATTGAAACTCAGTTGTGAGGAAGTAGAACAGGAAATAGATCGGATATTTTCAAAAAAAATCTCTGCGAATCTGTTTATCTACAACACATATATTAACTGCAGTTATGATCCGGAAAGTCCAGAAGAATACGCCCGCAGTTTTTCAATCCAGAGTTATTTTGATCCATTAACAGATAAAGCCATCGATTATCTAAAATCCTATCTTGATCAATATAATGGATACAATTTATTTAATACCACCACCTTGCAAATTGAACCTGCTAGAGGCGTTATTACATCGATGAATTTCAATGCCGGTTTAAAAAGCAATCCCAACAAAACGCCCTTCATGCTCTATCATCAAGACCGAAGTAATTTCTATTTTAAAAGTAATTTCGAAATGAGAAAGAAGCTAATTGCCGATATCTATCAACGGTTTTATTCTAACGATCCCGAAATCATTCTCCCTTTTTTAAAACAATGGGTTTCCTCTTCTGCAGAAACCATCTATTACTCCATTTTAAAGGCTTCCAATTATCTTGAATTACAGCCTGAACGAATATTTGTTATGGAACAAGAAGGCGATATCTTTGTATCCAATTTAAAATATTATTTTGCCAATCTTTGTATGCAAAGAAATCCCAATAAGCATTGCCTGTGATTACGATACCCCAAACCAAAGCCTTGAGCTGAAAGCTCATAGTTTCGATTTGGGGTTAAATTTAAACAGCCGTGGTACCGAAAACTGGGTGATTAATGATTAATGGCTGTTTATTATAGGGCCATGCATTTGTTCAATTAGATTGTCCGTTTTACTATGGCTTTCTTTTTGTTTTTTAAAGAAGTTATTAAGTCCTCCAACAAGGGTATTCCCGGCAGAAAATAATTTATCGATAAGACTCGAATCCATCTCCATTTCAAAACATCCAACTGTATTGATGTCATTAAAGTCACGAACAATCATTTGCGAGAAACACATTAGCATGTAATTTTGAACCGTTTCATCCTGTTCTTTCTGCTCCATCTTCTTAAAGTCCACATCACTCTCTAATTTTTTCCAGGTATAAAAATTAATACTCCGCCCATGGTTAGGATCAAAAAAATAAGCCGTTTTTTTCTTTGGATCATAACGAAGATAGATAGCATGCCCCCAAGATGCTTTATTTTCGATTAGGTTCCCATCCTTTTTCATTGCATGATGGCCAATCGATATTTTTACTATTCCATAATTTTTTAATTTCGAGTTCTGTTGTTGAACCACGGCTTTGGAAAGTATTTGATAGAGAGCATCCGCACTAAACGCAGGATCCTCTGCATAATTAAATTCACTATGCAATGCTTGAATTTTCTTAAGATGAAGACGCTTTAACACTGCTCGCGATAAACCATTGTTCGCCACTTCTCCCATATTTATTTGATATAAAGCTTGATTGTAACGATCTTGCGGGGAAATTTTCACTTCCGCTCGCCATTGAGAGTCGGAGAGTACTTGATTTCTAGCTAAGCTGGTCATTTCTCGAGTAATGACCCTGTAGGTATTTGCCTGACATACCCCTTCACCTAATATCTCGCCAGCACCCCCTATAAATCCCTGAATATTTTCATACAGAATTGGATCACCCCATTGATCAAAAAAGACAAGGTCCTTTTTAACATCGTCTAACATTCGAGTTCTTATTTGACTGGACGCGTTATCCATTAGGGGAGAAAGAATTGCTTTTATCTGATCATATTGGTCAGTTAATCCAGCCAGGCTATCTTTATTTTCTTTAATTTTTTTATCTATATAGCGATAAAACGATTGCAGCCATTTATTTTGCGATCTTTTCAAAGAGCTATCAACATGTTGAGAAATACTTGGATTAGAGTCACACAATTCCTTTTTACATTGCTCATATTCTTGTTCTAACAAATGAGTTGCTTCAGCGATGATTTCTTGTCTTGCTTTAGTGAGTATGTGGATCAAGAGGGTTAAAGAAGACTCACCTCCAGCAGCGATAATTTTTTCTTTCAAAGCCAAAAGCTCAATTTGATGTTGCAGCTCCTTCAAGGTAGGGATCTCATGTTCTGCTTGGCCATTAAGAACTAGATTTTGCAATACATGCTTTATTTTTTGTTGGACTAATTCTTTATTAACCTTTATTTTGCTGGGATCTAAAGCAAGATCGGTGAAGACTGCTGACTCATGGGGATTTTGGAGGAATTTTTCAGGATGAGTGATCTGCTGCTGTACAAATGCTCGCTTTAACACAAGCGAAAAGTCGGCGAAATATTCTTTAGGTAATCGGGTCAGTGCCTTTTTAAGCTTTGGAAACATTTTTATCACCACTTCTTCTTGGGGAGTAACCTCACCTCGTTCAAGCTTTACATTTAATTTAGACATTTCCTCTTCGTATTCTTGTTTTGTTTTTTTCCCTTGAGCATAAGCGATAATTCGAAGTTTATCGGATTCTGTCATCATCCGCTCACTATCACGAATATCCGTTCCGATTACATCCCAGTTGCTAATCATCTTTTCAGCTATTTGTTTGTTTGTGCACTGTTCTAAACGATCATAAAGATCTATCAACGCGGCACGATTACACGCTGAACGCACATTCACCACAAACTGATCCAATGCTTGAACATTTTTGGAATGATCAACCAATGTAGGCTTATCAGACATGTGTTCGATCACATGCTGAATATCACGAACCACTATAGGAGCTAACATGGCTACATTATCAACACGTTCCTGATCCATTATTTTGGTTACTACCTGGAGAGGATTCGAATTCACTAATGAAAGCGATTCGAGGAGTTCATCTTCAGCTGCAATTTTTTTTAACTGCTCCGAGAGTATTTGTATAAATCCTTCATTAGTTGTTTCCTTAACCTCTGATATGGATTGGGTTCGTTCGATTGCAATCGCAAACCCGGCAGGAGACCCCATCCACTCTTTCTTTTTTTCTTCAATCATCCTAAGTAACTGTTGCTCCGCAATAACTATTTTTTCCATGAACTCATTTACTTCGGATAGTGAGCGTAATGGAGGAGTATTGTCTTTTAGGAGTTTGGAGGTAGGCCAGTTTGTTTTATATAATTGTTCAAAGGGTATTTTAGAGTTTAGTCCCGCACATTTTTTTTTCAACTCATCAAGAATAGACTCATTGATTAGCACGATGAGTTCGTGAGTTAATCGGTGCTGTATTTGCTGCCAATATTCAAAATCATTTACATGGATGGTTCGTTGCGTGGTATCGAGAAGTAACTCTTTTTCATGAATAAATTCTATAATTGCAGAAGGATTAAAAACGTTGAATTTATTGGGGATACCGGTTGGATTTAAGCTATCCCAAAGACTAATTAAATAACTATCAGGATCTGGCCTTATTAAATTGAGTGCATCCAAAGCCATTAATTCATTCTTAAATTGCTCCAAACTGCTGCTCAGTCGAATTCTGTATTCATTTTGAGTTGGAAGCGTCTCTTGATTCTCAGTATAAAAATAGTGCGCTGTTGTTTGAAAAAGCCAATTTTTTACAACCTCAATGTTAAATGCTCTTAATTTCTCCTCATCTAATTGTTGAGGCCAATCTCCATCCTTTTTCCAATAATCAGCCGTATTCAAATATTCACATAATTGTTGCAGAGAAATCCTTTCTTCTAAGGAATCCAGTACAGAAGGAACTGCACTCATCATCCATGCCATTTTATCGTCGCATTGAACTTTTATTTTACTTAAATACTCTGAGTAACGAATACTTTCAATTGAATATTCATCATCTTCTGAGGTAATTGTAGGCAATATCTTTTCTGGTGGGAGTGGGATAAAATTTACATCCACTTGGTTCGGAAAATCATCGTAATAAAAAACATATTGTCCACTATATATAGGATTAGGCATAACAATCTCATCAAAATATAAACACTTTGCGCATTATATACAACATCATCCTTTATACCATGAGTAATGCCCTGATTTTTAAAAAATGTTAATAAAAAAGAGCAGTCCATAAAAATGGTTTTATTGCAGCTAAATCCTGATTGAGGAGCATCCATTCTTTTTACAACTTCAAAGCCTCGGAGTTTTACTTTCCTTAATTAAGTTTTTGAGAATAACTTCTTTAGCTGGCCATTGTTGAATTAATGATTTATTTAATTGCGAACAATTTTCAGCAAACCAAGGGCCAAATTGAAGTAAGAGCATAGGTATTCTAGGCTGGATACATGCTTTGATCTCTTTTTGAGTATCCTTTGTACATGGGACTTTGCTTCCAAGGCAATTTTTTATAATGTCATCTGTTACAAACTGCCAATTTTCAGGTGGAGTAACCCCTAGAAAGGAAGCAGTGATAATTTTAGACAAGATATTTTGACTTATCGAAACAAGTTTTTGGGGATCAACGTGTTCTTCGCAAAATTCATGGCGAAAGATATCGTTAATTTGCTTTCCTATACGTTGCGCTTCATCCTTATTAAAACAGGGAATTATATTAGCATCTGATGCCTCCACTGGATTAGCACTGAGTAAATGACTAGTTAATAAAAGACTTAATCCAAATAGAATTCTTCTCATTCTTTAACCTTTAATAATTCGTAATAAATTAAATATAGAAGAAAACATCAGCGGTTTCCTTTATCAGTATCATAACGATTTAAAAAATAGACCCCGAATTACATTTTAGGAATTTGGAATAATTCTTTATAGTGTTCTTCGCTAAAACCTATAGCGAGTGTTTTGTTATGTCCTACCAAAATAGGCCTCTTGATGAGGGACGTATTGGCGATAATGAACTCTACCTTTTCAGGGGCACTCAATGCTTCATAATGGTCTTTATATTTTCGGTATGTCGATCCCTTTTTGTTGACGGGAAGCTCGCCTAAGTAATCACCCCAAGCTTTTATTTGTGCAGGAGTTGGTGGAGTTTTTTTGAAGTCGATAAACTCATACTCAATTTGATTATTCTCTAAGAAAGTACGTGCTTTTTTTACAGTATCACAATTAGGTATGGCAAACATTGAAATCATTTTTGTGCAGAATCCGACGATTAACAGGGTTTCATTTTATAATGTTGCGTTAATTTCTTCTAGGATATGGTATTTCGAAATAGTACCTTCGAACTAAGGAAATCCATAACCTAAATTCGTTTTCTTTTCCTATATAGTAATCACTCCTGAATTGCAGGTTTCCTAAAGTGCACGCCAAAAGTTGTGAATGCATACAAGTTCTTAGAACACCATTTGGAAAACCACCCGCTGAGAGATGATTATGCCCAAATTAAGTATAATTCGTAATTATTATGAACCCCTTAAATTTATTAAATCTCACGCTCAAGAGAGACCAATTGATGAACAGAACTTAATTGAATATTTAAATCAAACGTATCGTCATGCTTTAAGAAAAATATTACTCGCCTATCCCGCATCTTTTGCAGAAGATTCACCCATATTCGATTTGTGTATTGATGTGATCTTAAACAGCGACGATCTAACTCAAGTCACTGTGAAATGGATTGAAGCACAAATAAATAAAAATAAGGCTCTCAATAAACTAAAAAATTTACAATCAGACGACTCCGATATAAAAAAACTTCAATTAATCAAAACGGTCACCAAGGCGCATCAAGACAACTTGGTTATAGATAAATCCATTCTTTCTTTTATAAATAGTGCACTCATTTTTGAAGATCTTTTAAGTAAAGACTATACATACCGTATCTTTGCTTTTTCTGAACAAAACGCTTCCGAAAAGGCAGCTATTAACGCCCTGAAAGAAGCCTTACAAGAAAATCCAGTGGATCTTTTAGCGCATTTATCCACCTTGCGTAGCGGTAAATTAGGTGACGCGATTAGGCTCTTTGTAAAGCAAGGACTGGCAGATAATTTATTGGAAGGCCAAATTGTCCGCACGGTAAGTGAGTTCATCACAGCACTACATCAGCAAGTTAACTCTAATTCATCTCTCATCGCCGGTATGTGTTAATACCCAGATCACAAAGATTAATTAAGGAGAGTAAATAGATTTTGAACAACCAGGGTTCTCTTTAGGTTTACATACATTCAACAGAGGCTTTTTACTTAGATATTCGTCGGTCTTAAAAAAGGCAATGGCAGAATTTGGTGTTGCTAATTGGTTTTGTTCATATTGATGCAGTAAATTGCATAGTTCCGTATATCCTAATGCGGCTGCAAGTTCATGCAGTGATACAACAACTAAGGAGGATGCATCAATGGATTGATTTGGGTGATTTTTTTTACGAACTAATTCGTCCACTAAGCCTTCATCTATTTGTGCAGCACGTGCAAATTGATACAGGGAATCGACCTGGATGTTTAAGCTCATGGTTTGGGTTAGTGGGCAAGCAAGTAATTCTTTTACAACATCGATATGGTTGCAGCAAATGGCAATTAACATGGGAGTAATCCCTTTAGCATCCGATACAAGATTGGGATCAATGCCCTCTTTTATAAGACTTTTAGCCATGACGGGATCATTATCTAATGCGGTAAGAAGCAGTAAATGGGAACCTGATTGTTTCATTTTTGTTGCATTAATTTGATGTATTGATCGGAGTTCGGGGTGATTTTCCCATGCTGCCATGCGTTTTTTGAATTCTTCCTCATTTGATTTATTACAATAAATATTAGTTACAAACGCACATTGATTACCCGACGAGAATGCGTTAAATACGCTCTGGGCTATCTCTGGTACCTGCGCTCCCGGGATGCGTTCAGGTTCATGACTCCCGTTAATGAATAGCCATTGATCCAGTGCCGGATCATATCCCACCGTAAGAGCATGATCGCCACTGCCAAGAATTAAAGCAATTGGTTTTTTTATTCCATTTAATTCATTTTTGAGGGTTAGAAAATATTGAAATAATTCCTCAGGGCTATACCCCCCTATAAAACAGCTTATCCTGCTAATTCCACCATTTTGTTCCAGCTTTTTGGAAAGTACTCGCGGAGCACTGAGCAATGTATCTTGTTTTAACTGCGCGCCCTTTTCAAATAAAGGACCATGGAATCCAGGTCTCTGATATATTTCTACACCCTCAAAAAAAGCCATATACTCACGTTCTGGATTAGAAAACGCTGTTTCCAATGAGTCTAGCTTTTTTTTGCAGTCTTCTAATTGCTGCTTTATAAAAATAGCGTATAAAAATTCATTCTCTTTCCTGTTGAGTTCCCTTTTCAACTGACCGAAATCAATCTGCTCTACCTGTAACAAATCCAGGGACCATATTTTTCTCATCTCGCGAAGTTTATCGTCAAGATTTAACGTGTTTATTAAAGATTTTTTGGCTTCTTCTTGTAATTGCTGGCTAGGATTTACAACCTCTTTCTCCAACATATCGATAATTCTACGAATATCATCCCGTTCGTTATAAATATTGATAAGCTCTAAGAAACGTTTCTCCAATGGATTGAATTCTTCGGCGAGAATTGCTTGCATTCCCATGTTGGCAACACCAAAGCACATTCCGCCAGGATCAGGGTGATATCCTGATTCGTTCATCAACTCAACGAGCCAATCTTTATTCTCTTTATCTCTCACTTGTGGCACATTTGCCTACTTTTTCATCACATTATAAGAGATGCAAGCATAAAGCGTAGCTTGATGACTTGCAACCACCAACAA
The DNA window shown above is from Legionella sp. PC997 and carries:
- a CDS encoding transporter substrate-binding domain-containing protein; translated protein: MRIKTLLISLSLLLSSIGYASINIGTLIFKPPYIFSPKNGFDIDLAQLLCQRLKEQCDFIPMGMDELYKKLQQGKVDLAMGGIPISHDLKTNFIYSLPYMLSKGQFLILKNSEINSINELQGKKVGVLRNPLNGGLFYEYLSTHYAKLFQMKLYEDVEDLLADLHNKTIAAAFLNRSSVNYWTQEGGDQFQPLDEVHIVGDGVVILAPPKNQALIGRVNNVLKAIEKENTYIKLYNTYFADE
- a CDS encoding Lpg0189 family type II secretion system effector, coding for MKKSCLLIALFLSPLLVFAQSKSSEHLIFSPLPNSKNTISRHHTNEQEPPNLSQMMQRTIDFPTQIVRVHGDVSGLKLSCEEVEQEIDRIFSKKISANLFIYNTYINCSYDPESPEEYARSFSIQSYFDPLTDKAIDYLKSYLDQYNGYNLFNTTTLQIEPARGVITSMNFNAGLKSNPNKTPFMLYHQDRSNFYFKSNFEMRKKLIADIYQRFYSNDPEIILPFLKQWVSSSAETIYYSILKASNYLELQPERIFVMEQEGDIFVSNLKYYFANLCMQRNPNKHCL
- a CDS encoding arsenate reductase family protein, translating into MISMFAIPNCDTVKKARTFLENNQIEYEFIDFKKTPPTPAQIKAWGDYLGELPVNKKGSTYRKYKDHYEALSAPEKVEFIIANTSLIKRPILVGHNKTLAIGFSEEHYKELFQIPKM
- a CDS encoding ankyrin repeat domain-containing protein, producing MPQVRDKENKDWLVELMNESGYHPDPGGMCFGVANMGMQAILAEEFNPLEKRFLELINIYNERDDIRRIIDMLEKEVVNPSQQLQEEAKKSLINTLNLDDKLREMRKIWSLDLLQVEQIDFGQLKRELNRKENEFLYAIFIKQQLEDCKKKLDSLETAFSNPEREYMAFFEGVEIYQRPGFHGPLFEKGAQLKQDTLLSAPRVLSKKLEQNGGISRISCFIGGYSPEELFQYFLTLKNELNGIKKPIALILGSGDHALTVGYDPALDQWLFINGSHEPERIPGAQVPEIAQSVFNAFSSGNQCAFVTNIYCNKSNEEEFKKRMAAWENHPELRSIHQINATKMKQSGSHLLLLTALDNDPVMAKSLIKEGIDPNLVSDAKGITPMLIAICCNHIDVVKELLACPLTQTMSLNIQVDSLYQFARAAQIDEGLVDELVRKKNHPNQSIDASSLVVVSLHELAAALGYTELCNLLHQYEQNQLATPNSAIAFFKTDEYLSKKPLLNVCKPKENPGCSKSIYSP